In the genome of Maribacter forsetii DSM 18668, the window ATACGCTCCAAGAACCGAAACCTACTAAAGAAATTCTATCTCCTTTTTTAAGAGAATTTTCAACATTTCCCAAGAAAGATTCCAATGACTTTTTAGCCGCAGCTTTTGTGATGCCAGCGTCAGCTGCCATTGCATCGATCAATTCTGTTTTGTTCATAATGTGATAATTAATTGTGATTAAATAATTTATACCTACTAACAAATTTATATGGATTTCTGAGCAACACAAGTAAAACGGGCGGAAATCCCTTATTTTGTTGATAACTCAGCGTGTTTGTTGATAAAGTAGGTTTTTTTTTACGTTTCTCGCAGCCCAACAAACACGGGCTCTCACCCCATTTTTGCATTTTTCTCCAAATTGAGGCCGTTCAATAAATCTCTTACCAACATCCTTTTCTTGCCTTGAAGTTGTATTTCATCGAGATTTAGGTA includes:
- a CDS encoding HU family DNA-binding protein → MNKTELIDAMAADAGITKAAAKKSLESFLGNVENSLKKGDRISLVGFGSWSVSKRNAREGRNPSTGKTIQIAAKNVVKFKAGADLGKAVN